In Romboutsia lituseburensis, a genomic segment contains:
- the guaA gene encoding glutamine-hydrolyzing GMP synthase has product MKHELVLVVDFGGQYNQLIARRVRENNVYCEIIPYTTDIEKIKEMNPKGIIFTGGPNSAYLENSPKIAKEIFEIGVPILGICYGIQVMANILGGNVRKGNTSEKEYGKTTITYENSPIFEGITTNTVWMSHTDLIDVLPEGFVSVAHTNDCPVAAMQNKEKNLYGVQFHPEVEHCLEGDKVLKNFLYNVCNVSGDWTTDSFISDKIKELKEIIGNKKVLCALSGGVDSSVAAVLVHRAIGDNLTCVFVDHGLLRKNEGNDVERIFRDKFDMNLIRVNCEDRFLGKLKDVTEPEAKRKIIGEEFIRVFEEESNKLGKMDFLVQGTIYPDVVESGHGEAATIKSHHNVGGIPEDIEFQIVEPLRELFKDEVRKIGLELGIDEDLIFRHPFPGPGLGIRVIGEVTKEKCDILREADAIYMDILKEHGLYKEIWQAFATLPDVKTVGVMGDERTYAYLVGIRAVTSSDGMTSDWYKMPYEVLEKISNRIVNEVDGANRVVYDITSKPPGTIEWE; this is encoded by the coding sequence ATGAAGCATGAATTAGTATTAGTAGTAGATTTTGGTGGACAATACAACCAATTAATAGCAAGAAGAGTAAGAGAAAATAACGTGTACTGTGAAATAATACCGTACACTACAGATATAGAAAAAATAAAGGAAATGAATCCAAAAGGGATAATATTCACTGGAGGACCTAATAGCGCATACTTAGAAAATTCGCCTAAGATAGCAAAAGAAATATTTGAAATAGGAGTTCCTATATTAGGTATATGCTACGGAATACAAGTAATGGCCAATATATTAGGCGGTAATGTAAGAAAAGGAAACACTAGTGAAAAAGAATATGGAAAAACAACTATAACTTATGAAAACTCACCAATATTTGAAGGTATAACTACAAATACTGTTTGGATGAGTCATACAGATTTAATAGATGTATTACCAGAAGGATTTGTATCAGTTGCACACACTAATGATTGTCCAGTTGCAGCTATGCAAAATAAAGAAAAGAATTTATATGGAGTACAGTTCCATCCAGAAGTTGAACATTGCTTAGAAGGAGATAAAGTTCTTAAAAACTTCTTATACAATGTATGTAATGTAAGTGGAGATTGGACAACTGATTCATTTATAAGTGATAAGATAAAGGAATTAAAAGAAATAATAGGTAATAAAAAAGTATTATGTGCTTTAAGTGGTGGAGTTGATTCATCAGTAGCAGCAGTACTTGTACACAGAGCTATAGGAGATAACTTAACTTGTGTATTCGTTGACCATGGATTACTTAGAAAAAATGAAGGTAATGATGTAGAAAGAATATTTAGAGATAAGTTTGATATGAACTTAATAAGAGTTAACTGTGAAGATAGATTCTTAGGTAAACTAAAAGATGTAACAGAACCAGAAGCTAAGAGAAAAATAATAGGTGAAGAATTCATCAGAGTATTTGAAGAAGAATCAAACAAATTAGGAAAAATGGACTTCTTAGTACAAGGAACTATATACCCAGACGTAGTAGAAAGTGGACATGGAGAAGCTGCTACTATAAAATCTCACCATAATGTTGGTGGAATACCTGAAGATATAGAATTCCAAATAGTAGAGCCATTAAGAGAATTATTCAAAGATGAAGTTAGAAAAATAGGATTAGAGCTTGGCATAGATGAAGATTTAATATTTAGACACCCATTCCCAGGTCCAGGTCTTGGAATAAGAGTTATAGGTGAAGTAACTAAAGAAAAATGTGATATCTTAAGAGAAGCTGATGCTATATATATGGATATATTAAAAGAGCACGGATTATACAAAGAAATATGGCAAGCATTCGCTACATTACCTGATGTAAAAACTGTTGGAGTTATGGGAGATGAAAGAACTTATGCATATTTAGTAGGGATAAGAGCAGTTACATCTTCAGATGGAATGACTTCAGATTGGTACAAAATGCCATATGAAGTTTTAGAAAAAATATCTAATAGAATAGTTAATGAAGTAGACGGAGCTAATAGAGTAGTTTACGATATAACAAGTAAGCCACCAGGAACAATAGAGTGGGAATAA
- a CDS encoding deoxynucleoside kinase, with the protein MNNGGVFIAIEGAIGVGKTTLATILNEHFGYTLLREIVEENPFLSKFYTDIKEYALQTEAFFLFNRVKQLEDIEKNELNKSHGVVSDYHIIKNLIFAGITLDKMQFHKYKQMYNIFVNDLPQPDIIIYLNSETDVLMKRIATRDRSFERQMDRNYIHELSTEYKYYFNPLSIKHNFMGKEPLVIEVDNSKLDFLNNEDDRQFIINKVEDAIKTLGGN; encoded by the coding sequence ATGAATAACGGCGGCGTATTTATTGCTATAGAAGGAGCTATCGGTGTAGGAAAAACTACACTTGCAACTATTCTTAATGAACATTTTGGTTATACTCTATTAAGAGAAATAGTTGAAGAAAATCCTTTTTTATCAAAATTTTATACTGATATTAAAGAATATGCTTTACAAACAGAAGCATTTTTTCTATTTAATAGAGTAAAACAATTAGAAGATATTGAAAAAAATGAATTAAACAAATCACATGGCGTAGTAAGTGACTATCATATTATTAAAAATCTTATATTCGCAGGAATAACACTTGATAAAATGCAATTCCACAAATATAAGCAAATGTATAATATATTTGTTAATGATTTACCTCAACCAGATATAATAATATACTTAAATTCTGAAACAGACGTCTTAATGAAAAGAATCGCTACAAGAGATAGAAGTTTCGAAAGACAGATGGACAGAAACTATATTCATGAACTAAGTACAGAGTATAAATATTACTTCAATCCATTATCTATAAAACATAATTTTATGGGTAAAGAACCTTTAGTTATAGAAGTAGACAACTCAAAACTAGATTTCTTAAACAATGAAGATGATAGACAATTTATAATAAACAAAGTCGAGGACGCTATAAAAACCCTAGGAGGAAATTAA
- a CDS encoding deoxynucleoside kinase, which translates to MFNLINKCNKPLNRDLFITVAGNVGAGKSTLTKLVGEKFGFETHFEKVDGNPYLGDFYGNQEKWGFHLQLYFLAQRFKQQKEIDNNGLNNIQDRSIYEDVEIFARNLYDNKKMTKRDYITYRDLFNDMVPYLRRPDLMIYLDGSIDTIIHRIELRGREMEKAVDLGYWTNLHNRYEKWIGEYDQSPVLYVDINKVDLINNPEHLDMLCDEIKKILGM; encoded by the coding sequence ATGTTTAATTTAATAAATAAATGTAATAAGCCATTAAATAGAGATTTATTCATCACGGTAGCGGGAAATGTAGGTGCTGGAAAATCTACTTTGACAAAATTAGTTGGAGAAAAATTTGGATTTGAAACTCACTTTGAAAAAGTTGATGGCAATCCATACCTAGGAGATTTTTATGGCAATCAAGAAAAATGGGGATTCCATTTACAATTATACTTCCTAGCTCAAAGATTTAAACAACAAAAAGAAATAGATAACAATGGATTAAATAATATACAAGATAGAAGCATATATGAAGATGTCGAAATATTTGCTAGAAACTTATATGATAATAAAAAAATGACTAAAAGAGATTATATAACTTATAGAGATTTATTTAATGATATGGTACCTTATCTAAGAAGACCGGATTTAATGATATACTTAGATGGTTCCATAGATACTATAATTCATAGAATAGAGCTTAGAGGTCGTGAGATGGAAAAAGCCGTTGATCTAGGTTATTGGACTAACCTTCATAATAGATATGAAAAATGGATAGGTGAATATGATCAATCACCAGTTTTATATGTTGATATAAATAAAGTTGATTTAATAAATAATCCAGAGCATCTTGATATGCTGTGTGATGAAATAAAGAAAATATTAGGAATGTAG
- a CDS encoding LytR/AlgR family response regulator transcription factor, whose amino-acid sequence MILNIAICDDEKIHRDILKKYLVQTLNSESYSLIEFDSGENLLDNYPNNIDLLLLDIQMKSIDGFDLAKEIRTFDTSVHIIFTTAFEDFMQKGYEVRAFRYLLKPIQYNDFSKHILECINSISEEYKNFITVKESTSGQIIKIPISSILFVETISRFVLIHTDSYVYKSRINLNKIEDSLKGNNFFRCHRSYLINLNKVNCITKNSALIKDHEIFVSKYKIKELKIALTNVLGDLLC is encoded by the coding sequence TTGATTTTAAATATAGCTATATGTGATGATGAAAAAATTCATCGAGATATTTTAAAAAAATACTTAGTACAAACTTTAAATAGCGAATCTTATAGTTTAATAGAGTTTGATAGTGGGGAAAATTTATTAGATAATTATCCTAATAATATTGATTTACTTTTGTTAGATATTCAGATGAAAAGTATAGATGGGTTCGATCTAGCTAAAGAAATAAGAACGTTTGATACAAGTGTACACATAATATTTACAACTGCTTTTGAAGATTTTATGCAAAAGGGGTATGAGGTTAGAGCATTTAGATATTTATTAAAGCCTATACAGTATAATGATTTTTCTAAACACATATTAGAATGCATCAACAGTATAAGTGAAGAATATAAAAATTTTATAACTGTTAAAGAAAGTACTTCCGGTCAAATAATAAAAATTCCCATTTCTTCTATTTTATTTGTAGAAACTATTTCTAGATTTGTGTTAATTCATACAGATTCTTATGTTTACAAGTCTAGAATTAATCTTAATAAAATAGAAGATTCTTTGAAAGGAAATAATTTTTTTAGATGCCATAGATCATATTTAATCAATTTAAATAAAGTTAATTGTATTACTAAAAATTCAGCATTAATTAAAGACCATGAAATATTTGTTAGTAAATATAAAATTAAAGAATTAAAAATAGCTCTTACAAATGTACTCGGGGATTTATTATGTTAG
- the groL gene encoding chaperonin GroEL (60 kDa chaperone family; promotes refolding of misfolded polypeptides especially under stressful conditions; forms two stacked rings of heptamers to form a barrel-shaped 14mer; ends can be capped by GroES; misfolded proteins enter the barrel where they are refolded when GroES binds) — MAKEIKFGQDSRRSLENGVNKLADTVKVTLGPKGRNVILDKKFGAPLITNDGVTIAKEIELEDRFENMGAQLVKEVATKTNDVAGDGTTTATVLAQAIIREGLKNVTAGANPVLLRRGIQKAVEVAVEELKSQSRVIEDKESISNVASISAGDDEVGKLIAEAMEIVGKDGVITVEESKTMHTELDAVEGMQFDRGFVSAYMVTDVDKMEAVLNDPYILITDRKISNIQDILPVLEQIVQQGKKLLIIAEDVDGEALSTLVVNKLRGTFEVVAVKAPGFGDRRKAMLEDIATLTGGTVVSEELGYDLKETDVTMLGRASSVKVTKENTTIVDGFGDKAAIENRVNQIKHQVEETTSEFDKEKLMERLAKLAGGVAVIKVGAATEVEMKERKLRIEDALNATRAAVEEGIVAGGGTALVSVIPALDKLVEELEGEVKIGAKIIRKSLEEPLRQIAINTGLEGAVIIQKVMSEDPEIGFDAFNEKYVNMIEAGIVDPTKVTRTALQNAASIAGVFLTTEAAVADLPSKEDAMPGMGAGMPGMM, encoded by the coding sequence ATGGCTAAAGAAATAAAATTTGGGCAAGATTCAAGAAGATCTTTAGAAAATGGCGTAAATAAATTAGCTGATACAGTAAAAGTTACATTAGGACCTAAGGGAAGAAATGTTATATTAGATAAAAAATTTGGTGCACCTCTTATAACAAATGATGGTGTTACAATAGCTAAAGAAATAGAGTTAGAAGATAGATTTGAAAATATGGGAGCTCAATTAGTTAAAGAAGTTGCTACTAAAACTAATGATGTTGCTGGTGATGGTACTACTACTGCTACAGTTTTAGCTCAAGCTATAATAAGAGAAGGGTTAAAGAATGTAACAGCAGGAGCAAACCCTGTTTTACTTAGAAGAGGTATACAAAAAGCTGTTGAAGTTGCAGTTGAAGAATTAAAAAGTCAATCAAGAGTAATAGAAGATAAAGAATCTATATCTAATGTTGCTTCAATATCAGCAGGTGATGATGAAGTAGGTAAATTAATAGCAGAAGCTATGGAAATAGTAGGTAAAGATGGAGTTATAACAGTTGAAGAATCTAAAACAATGCATACTGAATTAGATGCAGTAGAAGGTATGCAATTTGATAGAGGATTTGTGTCTGCTTACATGGTAACAGATGTTGATAAAATGGAAGCTGTTTTAAATGATCCATATATATTAATAACTGATAGAAAAATATCAAATATACAAGATATATTACCAGTGCTTGAACAAATAGTTCAACAAGGTAAGAAATTATTAATAATAGCTGAAGATGTAGATGGAGAAGCATTATCTACATTAGTTGTTAATAAGTTAAGAGGAACATTTGAAGTTGTTGCTGTTAAAGCTCCAGGATTTGGAGATAGAAGAAAAGCAATGCTTGAAGATATAGCAACACTTACAGGTGGAACTGTAGTATCAGAAGAATTAGGATATGATTTAAAAGAAACTGATGTAACTATGTTAGGTAGAGCTAGCTCTGTTAAGGTAACTAAAGAAAATACTACAATAGTAGATGGATTTGGAGATAAGGCTGCAATAGAAAACAGAGTTAACCAAATAAAACATCAAGTAGAAGAAACTACTTCTGAATTTGATAAAGAAAAGTTAATGGAAAGATTAGCTAAACTTGCTGGTGGAGTAGCTGTAATAAAAGTTGGAGCTGCTACAGAAGTTGAAATGAAAGAAAGAAAATTAAGAATAGAAGATGCACTTAATGCTACAAGAGCAGCTGTTGAAGAAGGTATAGTTGCTGGTGGAGGTACTGCATTAGTAAGTGTAATACCAGCACTAGATAAGTTAGTAGAAGAGCTTGAAGGTGAAGTTAAGATAGGTGCTAAAATAATAAGAAAATCATTAGAAGAGCCTCTAAGACAAATAGCTATAAATACAGGTCTTGAGGGAGCTGTTATAATACAAAAAGTTATGTCTGAAGATCCTGAGATTGGATTTGATGCATTTAATGAAAAATACGTAAATATGATAGAAGCTGGTATAGTTGACCCAACTAAGGTTACTAGAACAGCATTACAAAATGCAGCATCTATAGCTGGAGTATTCTTAACAACAGAAGCTGCAGTTGCAGATCTTCCAAGTAAAGAAGATGCAATGCCAGGAATGGGTGCAGGAATGCCAGGGATGATGTAA
- a CDS encoding co-chaperone GroES codes for MKIRPLADRVVIKKLEAEEKTASGIVLPGAAKEQPQMAEVVEVGPGGVVDGKEIAMELKVGDKVIFQKYAGTEVKIEGKEYTILRQNEILAVIE; via the coding sequence ATGAAAATAAGACCATTAGCTGATAGAGTAGTTATAAAAAAATTAGAAGCTGAAGAAAAAACTGCAAGTGGAATAGTATTACCAGGGGCAGCTAAGGAACAACCTCAAATGGCAGAAGTTGTAGAAGTAGGACCAGGTGGAGTTGTAGATGGAAAAGAGATAGCTATGGAGCTTAAAGTTGGAGATAAAGTGATATTCCAGAAATATGCAGGAACAGAAGTTAAAATAGAAGGTAAAGAGTATACAATATTAAGACAAAATGAAATATTAGCTGTAATAGAATAA
- the guaB gene encoding IMP dehydrogenase, which produces MATILKEGLTFDDVLLIPQKSEVLPKDVSTETYLTKTIKLNIPLMSAGMDTVTESKMAISMARQGGIGIIHKNMSIEEQALEVDKVKRSESGVIVDPFYLSKNHTIQDADDIMARYKISGVPIVDDNKKLIGIITNRDIKFEDDMTKSIEDAMTKENLVTAKEGINLAEAQQILKKHKIEKLPLVDDEGHLKGLITIKDIEKKIQYPNSAKDNRGRLLCGAAVGISADLMDRVDALVKANVDAIVLDSAHGHSKGVMEAVTKVKTAYPNLQVIAGNVATPGATEDLIKAGADCVKVGIGPGSICTTRVVAGIGVPQVTAVMDCAEVGHKYGVPVIADGGIKYSGDVVKALAAGASVCMMGSLFAGTEESPGETVLYRGRSYKTYRGMGSIGAMEKGSKDRYFQTDAKKLVPEGVEGMVAYKGKAEEIVYQMIGGLRAGMGYCGAPTIQDLMDNATFIKITAASLKESHPHDITITKEAPNYSTQGEI; this is translated from the coding sequence ATGGCAACTATTTTAAAAGAAGGCTTAACTTTTGATGATGTTTTATTAATTCCTCAAAAATCGGAGGTATTACCAAAGGATGTTAGTACAGAAACGTACTTAACAAAAACTATAAAACTAAATATTCCTCTAATGAGTGCAGGAATGGATACAGTTACAGAATCTAAAATGGCTATATCAATGGCTAGACAAGGTGGTATAGGTATAATACACAAAAATATGTCTATAGAAGAACAAGCTCTAGAGGTTGATAAAGTAAAAAGAAGTGAGAGTGGAGTTATAGTAGATCCTTTCTACTTATCAAAAAACCACACTATACAAGATGCAGATGATATAATGGCAAGATATAAAATATCAGGTGTGCCAATCGTAGATGATAATAAAAAATTAATAGGAATTATAACTAATAGAGATATAAAATTTGAAGATGATATGACAAAGAGTATTGAAGATGCAATGACTAAGGAAAACTTAGTAACAGCTAAAGAAGGAATAAATTTAGCTGAAGCTCAACAAATACTTAAAAAGCATAAAATAGAAAAATTACCACTAGTAGATGATGAAGGTCATTTAAAAGGTTTAATAACTATAAAAGATATAGAAAAGAAAATACAATATCCTAATTCTGCAAAAGATAATCGTGGAAGATTATTATGCGGGGCTGCAGTAGGAATAAGTGCAGACCTTATGGATAGAGTAGATGCATTAGTAAAAGCAAATGTAGATGCAATAGTTTTAGATAGTGCACATGGTCACTCTAAAGGTGTCATGGAAGCCGTAACAAAAGTTAAGACAGCTTACCCAAATCTTCAAGTTATAGCTGGAAATGTAGCAACACCAGGAGCTACAGAAGATTTAATAAAAGCAGGAGCTGACTGTGTTAAGGTTGGAATAGGACCAGGGTCTATATGTACAACTAGAGTAGTTGCAGGTATCGGGGTTCCTCAAGTAACAGCTGTTATGGATTGTGCTGAAGTAGGTCATAAATATGGAGTACCAGTAATAGCAGATGGTGGAATTAAATACTCTGGGGATGTAGTAAAAGCATTAGCTGCTGGAGCTTCTGTATGTATGATGGGATCATTATTTGCAGGAACAGAAGAGAGTCCAGGAGAAACAGTTCTTTACAGAGGTAGATCATATAAAACATATAGAGGAATGGGATCTATAGGAGCTATGGAAAAAGGTTCAAAAGATAGATACTTCCAAACAGATGCAAAGAAATTAGTTCCAGAAGGTGTTGAAGGAATGGTTGCATATAAAGGGAAAGCGGAAGAAATAGTTTATCAAATGATAGGTGGATTAAGAGCAGGTATGGGATATTGTGGAGCACCAACAATACAAGATTTAATGGATAATGCCACATTTATAAAAATAACAGCAGCATCTTTAAAAGAAAGTCATCCACATGATATAACAATAACTAAAGAGGCACCTAACTATAGCACACAAGGAGAAATATAG
- the larB gene encoding nickel pincer cofactor biosynthesis protein LarB encodes MDIRRLLERVKDNDLDINQAMDQLKNFMYEDLGYANIDHHREIRNGYPEVIYCEGKSDEHILGIIEKMNKKGSNILGTRCKKETYDKVKQIYNHAEYEELSKIIKIQNKEIINRGKGKVLVITGGTSDIPVADEAYYTAKFLGNEVVKLYDVGVAGIHRLLNRLPIIQEARVIIAVAGMEGALPSVVGGLVDVPVIAVPTSVGYGANFGGLSALLTMLNSCASGISVVNIDNGFGAGYLASMINKLK; translated from the coding sequence ATGGATATTAGGCGTTTATTAGAGCGAGTAAAGGATAATGATTTAGATATTAATCAAGCCATGGATCAGCTAAAAAATTTTATGTATGAAGATTTAGGATATGCTAATATAGATCATCATAGAGAAATAAGAAATGGATATCCTGAGGTTATATACTGTGAAGGAAAAAGTGATGAGCATATATTGGGAATAATAGAAAAGATGAATAAAAAAGGGTCTAATATATTAGGGACAAGATGTAAAAAAGAAACATACGATAAAGTTAAACAGATTTATAATCATGCAGAATACGAAGAATTATCAAAAATTATAAAAATACAAAATAAAGAGATTATAAATCGCGGGAAAGGTAAAGTTTTAGTTATAACAGGGGGCACTTCGGATATACCAGTTGCAGATGAGGCATACTATACAGCTAAATTTTTAGGAAATGAAGTAGTAAAATTATATGATGTAGGAGTGGCAGGTATACATAGACTATTAAATCGTTTACCTATAATTCAGGAAGCTAGAGTTATTATAGCGGTAGCAGGTATGGAGGGTGCTTTACCTAGCGTAGTAGGGGGATTAGTAGATGTTCCTGTGATAGCAGTACCTACTTCAGTTGGCTATGGAGCTAATTTTGGAGGACTATCGGCTCTTCTAACAATGTTAAATAGTTGTGCATCAGGGATATCTGTTGTTAATATAGATAATGGGTTTGGTGCTGGATATTTAGCGTCTATGATAAATAAATTAAAGTAA
- the cls gene encoding cardiolipin synthase: MSIGGFLFLSYLVISYVAGAIISMSIILENRDPARTVTWLLIFILLPGIGLVMYAVFGRNIRKRKLFKTQKLANSIKEEKLFENLKEIEELVEIEQDCIKQSKLLHEDKDENTKKRVISLLLNTGMFPFTTNNKIDVYIDGIQKFENLIKDIKEAKEHIHLEYFIIKDSDIGRKIKDLLIEKAKEGVKIRILYDDVGCWRFWFHRKYFNEMKKNGIEIQPFLPAKFPVIGGKLNYRNHRKIVVIDGKIGYTGGINIGDEYVGKNKKFGYWRDTHIRIEGTSVYMLQMVFLIDWYYTTRDVIMVKKYFPKMEYCGDSMVQVVASGPDSDWEAIHYAYFSAICQAKKNIYIETPYFIPDESILRALKSAALSGVDVRIIFPKIADHKIVNSASYSYFDDILRSGGKVYLYTKGFIHSKIVIIDDKIASTGSANMDLRSFMLNFEINAFIYDKKVVEIMTKDFFDDLDNSEEIKDADFSKRNFAIKVKESIARLFSPIL, from the coding sequence ATGAGTATTGGAGGATTTTTGTTTTTAAGTTACCTAGTAATATCCTATGTGGCTGGAGCGATAATATCCATGTCTATTATACTTGAGAATAGAGACCCTGCTAGAACAGTCACGTGGTTGCTAATATTTATATTACTTCCTGGTATTGGGTTGGTAATGTATGCTGTATTTGGAAGAAACATAAGAAAAAGGAAATTGTTTAAAACTCAGAAATTAGCAAATAGTATAAAAGAAGAAAAATTATTTGAAAACCTAAAAGAAATAGAAGAATTGGTAGAAATAGAACAAGACTGTATAAAGCAAAGCAAATTATTACATGAAGATAAAGATGAAAACACTAAAAAAAGGGTAATAAGTCTTTTATTAAATACAGGAATGTTCCCGTTTACAACGAATAATAAAATAGATGTATATATTGATGGAATTCAAAAGTTTGAAAATCTTATAAAAGATATAAAGGAAGCAAAAGAACATATACATTTAGAATATTTTATTATTAAGGATAGTGATATTGGTAGGAAGATTAAAGATTTGCTAATTGAAAAAGCTAAGGAAGGCGTAAAAATAAGAATTCTATATGATGATGTAGGTTGTTGGAGATTTTGGTTTCATAGAAAGTATTTTAATGAAATGAAAAAGAATGGAATAGAAATTCAACCGTTTTTACCTGCGAAGTTTCCTGTAATAGGAGGCAAACTGAATTATAGAAACCATAGAAAAATAGTTGTAATAGATGGAAAAATAGGATATACAGGCGGAATTAATATAGGAGACGAGTATGTAGGTAAAAATAAAAAATTTGGATATTGGAGAGATACGCATATTCGTATAGAGGGAACATCAGTCTATATGCTACAGATGGTTTTCTTAATAGATTGGTACTATACAACAAGAGATGTAATTATGGTAAAAAAATACTTCCCTAAAATGGAATATTGTGGGGATAGTATGGTTCAAGTTGTAGCGAGCGGCCCGGATAGTGATTGGGAAGCTATTCATTATGCCTATTTTTCTGCCATATGTCAGGCAAAAAAGAATATATATATTGAAACACCTTATTTTATACCAGATGAAAGTATTTTAAGAGCATTAAAAAGTGCGGCTTTAAGTGGAGTAGATGTAAGAATTATATTCCCTAAAATAGCTGATCATAAAATAGTAAACAGTGCATCTTATTCATATTTTGATGATATATTAAGATCAGGAGGTAAGGTATATTTATATACTAAAGGGTTTATACATTCTAAGATTGTTATAATTGATGATAAGATAGCATCTACTGGTTCAGCTAATATGGATTTAAGAAGTTTTATGCTAAACTTTGAGATAAATGCATTTATATATGATAAAAAAGTAGTAGAAATAATGACCAAAGATTTCTTTGATGATTTGGACAATAGTGAGGAGATAAAAGACGCTGATTTTAGCAAGAGAAATTTCGCTATAAAGGTGAAGGAATCAATAGCTAGATTATTTTCTCCTATATTATAA
- a CDS encoding DNA-3-methyladenine glycosylase family protein, which yields MKVYEKNNSVILEGVADFDPKHIFECGQCFRWHRQDDGSYTGVTKGKVINVSKDNDKIYLNNTNLEDFNTIWYNYFDLGTNYTEIKNTLKNMDEYLDKACDFGWGIRILQQDGWEMLISFIISSNNRIPMIQKAIENLSRKYGKFIGEYEGKEYYAFPTPEELNKASQEEIRACQTGFRDKYIKSTTESVIENKENISAYTNLSTEECIKELTKFNGVGPKVGDCIALFGMQKYDTFPVDVWVKRVMQEFYVEEDMSLPKIRKYAIDKFGDLAGFAQQYLFYYARELGIGR from the coding sequence ATGAAGGTTTATGAAAAAAATAATTCAGTTATATTAGAAGGAGTAGCAGATTTTGATCCAAAACATATATTTGAATGTGGGCAATGTTTTAGATGGCACAGACAAGATGATGGATCATATACAGGAGTAACTAAAGGAAAAGTTATAAATGTTAGTAAGGACAATGATAAAATTTACTTAAATAATACAAATTTAGAGGATTTTAATACTATTTGGTATAATTATTTTGATTTAGGAACAAATTACACAGAAATAAAAAATACTCTAAAAAATATGGATGAGTATTTAGATAAAGCTTGTGATTTTGGATGGGGAATAAGGATACTACAACAGGATGGATGGGAGATGCTTATATCTTTTATAATATCTTCAAATAATAGGATTCCTATGATACAAAAAGCAATAGAAAATTTATCTAGAAAGTATGGTAAATTTATAGGAGAGTATGAAGGAAAAGAATATTATGCATTTCCAACTCCAGAGGAGTTAAACAAAGCATCACAAGAAGAAATAAGAGCTTGTCAAACAGGGTTTAGAGATAAGTATATAAAAAGTACAACAGAAAGTGTAATTGAAAATAAAGAAAACATATCTGCATATACTAATTTAAGTACAGAAGAATGCATAAAAGAATTAACTAAATTTAATGGAGTCGGACCTAAAGTAGGAGATTGTATAGCTTTATTTGGGATGCAAAAGTATGATACATTCCCTGTAGATGTTTGGGTAAAGAGAGTAATGCAAGAGTTTTACGTAGAAGAAGATATGAGTTTACCTAAGATAAGAAAATATGCAATTGATAAATTTGGAGATTTGGCTGGATTTGCACAACAATATTTATTCTATTATGCAAGGGAATTAGGTATAGGCAGATAA